One window from the genome of Garra rufa chromosome 1, GarRuf1.0, whole genome shotgun sequence encodes:
- the LOC141335877 gene encoding uncharacterized protein yields the protein MDKAISFSPDDPVIRILLMGRKGSGKSSSGKNILRERKFTVQKDKKHEAEVCEGQTQIRGKQVTVIDCPDLLHPDLNKEKLEKMKEQLVSRCSAGLSSVLLTVPLEKPAQNEEEILDFIKCLFGLEVQKYIMILFTHKDELEDLDQTIHEYLKHKDQADLQRLVTECGGKFHCFNNKRTSDSQIQELLQKIEEMMMENGGKFMMDQMKRNGSKDTPRVDFSERKGLLGKSGSGKSVPGKNHCWQKYVSITDAVLFRNH from the exons ATGGATAAAG CGATCAGCTTCAGTCCAGATGATCCAGTGATTCGCATTCTTCTGATGGGCAGGAAGGGTTCTGGGAAAAGCTCATCTGGAAAAAACATACTGAGAGAGAGAAAATTTACAGTGCAAAAAGATAAGAAACATGAAGCTGAAGTTTGTGAAGGTCAAACTCAGATCAGAGGGAAGCAGGTCACTGTGATTGATTGTCCAGATCTACTCCATCCAGATCTGAATAAAGAGAAACTGGAGAAGATGAAAGAGCAGCTGGTCTCTCGATGTTCAGCAGGTCTCAGTTCAGTTCTGCTCACCGTTCCTCTAGAGAAACCTGCGCAAAATGAGGAAGAGATCCTGGATTTTATAAAGTGTTTATTTGGTCTTGAAGTTCAGAAATACATCATGATTCTGTTCACACACAAAGATGAACTGGAGGATCTGGATCAGACCATTCATGAATATCTGAAACACAAAGATCAAGCGGATCTTCAGCGACTGGTGACTGAATGTGGAGGAAAGTTTCACTGTTTCAATAACAAGAGAACATCAGACAGTCAGATACAAGAACTACTGCAGAAGATTGAAGAAATGATGATGGAAAATGGTGGGAAATTTATGATGGATCAAATGAAGAGGAATGGCAGCAAAGACACCCCTCGTGTCGATT TTTCAGAGAGGAAAGGCCTGCTGGGAAAAAGTGGATCTGGGAAAAGTGTCCCCGGCAAAAACCATTGTTGGCAGAAATATGTTTCAATCACTGACGCAGTGTTATTCAGAAACCATTGA
- the LOC141335996 gene encoding tryptase-like produces the protein MKFNTALSVAGVILLNITGSLCQLDVCGRAPQRDRIVGGNNATVGSWPWQVSIHIIGRDGGHICGGTLITKDWVLSAAHCFQEIRAPDMYKMYFGLLKQSSSNHCENRTPRRILIHSKYNSATFDNDIALIELKSSVTFLYNISPVCLAAAHSSFDAGTESWVTGWGFLQYSKYHDDKKLSDTLQEVMVPVVNNSDCENAYKNITSITDNMICAGLLNQEGKDACQCDSGGPMVSSNGFLWIQSGIVSFGKGCGEPKYPGVYTRVSQYQKWIESSIGTNLPGFVVFNSASDSNFRSVPDLLLFPFSLTFSIIPLTFSNSVAP, from the exons ATGAAGTTCAATACCGCTTTGAGTGTTGCTGGAGTCATACTTCTCAACATAACTG GTTCTCTCTGCCAGTTAGATG tttgtGGTCGAGCCCCCCAAAGAGACAGGATTGTTGGAGGGAATAATGCGACTGTAGGGTCTTGGCCATGGCAGGTCAGCATTCATATAATCGGCCGAGACGGAGGTCATATCTGTGGTGGGACTCTCATCACTAAAGACTGGGTTTTATCTGCAGCACACTGCTTCCAGGA GATCCGGGCACCTGACATGTACAAGATGTACTTTGGCCTTTTAAAACAATCTAGCTCAAACCATTGTGAGAACAGGACCCCGAGACGAATCCTCATCCATTCTAAATATAACAGCGCTACTTTTGACAACGACATTGCACTGATTGAGCTGAAATCCTCTGTAACTTTTCTTTATAATATTAGTCCGGTCTGTCTGGCAGCTGCTCATAGTTCTTTTGATGCAGGAACTGAAAGCTGGGTCACTGGATGGGGCTTTCTCCAATATAGCAAATATCATGATG ACAAAAAGCTTTCTGATACACTGCAGGAGGTGATGGTACCCGTCGTGAACAACAGTGACTGTGAGAATGcatataaaaacatcacaagcatCACAGACAATATGATTTGTGCTGGATTGTTAAATCAGGAAGGAAAAGATGCATGTCAG TGTGACTCCGGAGGTCCAATGGTCAGTAGCAATGGCTTCCTGTGGATTCAATCTGGCATTGTCAGTTTTGGTAAAGGATGTGGAGAGCCCAAATATCCCGGTGTGTACACCAGAGTCTCTCAGTACCAGAAATGGATCGAGTCTAGCATAGGCACCAATCTGCCTGGATTTGTAGTTTTCAATTCAGCATCCGACTCCAACTTCAGAAGCGTACCCGACCTCCTCTTATTCCCCTTTTCGCTCACGTTCTCCATCATTCCTTTGACTTTTTCCAACTCTGTCGCTCCTTAA